The Montipora capricornis isolate CH-2021 chromosome 6, ASM3666992v2, whole genome shotgun sequence genome has a window encoding:
- the LOC138050774 gene encoding somatostatin receptor type 5-like, with protein sequence MIGKSTVSNSTNSTFPTEVTDSSASVPPGLTLYTQVTYSVIATIAFLGNMCVISIFLRDRKLLKKSYNMLILSLAIADVLTAILLISNPAFVLGDAFPYPENHYLGKIFCQVVWSRMLLFHMVIFSAYICLALAMERWYAVVHPLKYKAAFITKHTLVYIGSSFVWSFLLVLSISFEVGYVPLNPPQRRCKWLLLWEGQSIRTIVGVVQVLLKMAFPSVTMLVLYAHMIYKTSRSTVTSAESKAKFRGKMTRMVGAACLMLIVCLAPGQINFALAMAGKVKLDTKTHHGLSILAFISSCMNPFIYGLSNKNYRLGFQGLLLPVSKAVGCARRILIRSGVNPENSSKREVSTMEAWEKASDDGGAKKMSNSI encoded by the coding sequence ATGATAGGAAAATCTACAGTGAGTAATTCGACAAACTCCACTTTTCCTACGGAGGTTACCGATAGCAGCGCCTCAGTTCCGCCTGGCCTTACCCTTTATACTCAAGTCACTTACTCTGTCATTGCCACAATCGCCTTCCTTGGAAACATGTGTGTTATCTCTATCTTCTTGCGTGATCGAAAGTTGTTGAAAAAGTCTTACAACATGTTGATTCTTTCCCTGGCAATAGCTGATGTTTTGACGGCCATCCTGTTGATTTCAAATCCAGCTTTTGTTCTTGGCGACGCCTTTCCATATCCAGAAAATCACTATctgggcaaaatcttttgtcaaGTAGTTTGGAGTCGCATGCTCCTTTTCCACATGGTCATTTTCTCGGCCTACATTTGCTTGGCCTTGGCGATGGAGCGATGGTATGCTGTGGTCCACCCTCTGAAGTACAAAGCCGCTTTCATCACAAAGCACACTCTCGTTTATATTGGATCATCGTTTGTGTGGTCTTTTCTCCTCGTCTTGAGCATCTCCTTTGAGGTCGGATATGTTCCCTTAAATCCCCCACAACGAAGGTGCAAATGGTTGCTACTTTGGGAGGGGCAGTCGATTCGCACGATCGTGGGGGTGGTCCAGGTCCTGTTGAAAATGGCATTTCCCAGCGTCACGATGCTGGTGCTATACGCACACATGATTTACAAGACCAGCAGATCCACAGTCACCTCAGCAGAGAGCAAGGCcaaatttcgcgggaaaatgACGCGCATGGTAGGTGCCGCGTGTCTGATGTTGATCGTTTGTTTGGCGCCGGGCCAGATCAACTTTGCTCTGGCGATGGCGGGAAAAGTAAAGCTTGATACTAAGACCCATCACGGTCTGTCGATATTGGCATTCATCAGCAGCTGTATGAACCCATTCATCTATGGTCTGAGCAACAAAAACTATCGCCTTGGATTTCAAGGATTGCTTCTTCCTGTAAGCAAAGCTGTCGGATGCGCGAGACGAATTTTGATCCGCAGTGGAGTCAATCCGGAAAATTCTTCCAAGCGAGAGGTGTCTACAATGGAGGCTTGGGAGAAAGCTAGTGACGATGGAGGAGCGAAAAAAATGAGTAACAGTATTTGA